In Microbacterium sp. SLBN-146, one genomic interval encodes:
- a CDS encoding S1C family serine protease, whose translation MSENQGERPADEIPETPATEESPASAAQTPSPETPAAGTPTGAPAQVIPPQPPAPPVRTTPTAQTPDAPSSDAQAAAAQAPAPTTPPQAPAAQAPAWQPPHPTAAQGTVPPGYAGPGAAYARPQAYAGQPSAQNPSYAGQAPQGAAFGAVHSADAQPTLPLGDAPMTTAPKREKSGSAGKIVGLMVAAALVGGAAGLGGAYAGVNLFAPAPTSAAAGPSTVTVNDTESVNQTTGIATKALPSVVTIAAASSSGSGTGSGVVLTEDGYVVTNTHVVTLDGATGDASIRVTTSDGRVFDATVVGTDPTYDLAVIKLEGAEDLTPIEFADSSDLNVGDQTVAVGAPLGLANTVTTGIVSALNRSIEIASSAAPEGDAEEDGGESEQEDAPFFFDFGQGQQGSGSSAESIKIAVIQTDASINPGNSGGALVDADGALIGINVAIASAGGSSGSSGSIGVGFAIPSNVVERITSELIENGVATHGLLGASVQSAEFVEGASITGAYIAEVVSGGAAEAAGLEVGDIVTEFNGAPISDSVDLTAQVRAAAAGSDATLTFVRDGRSQTADVTLGSLS comes from the coding sequence ATGAGCGAGAACCAGGGCGAACGCCCCGCCGACGAAATCCCCGAGACACCCGCGACCGAGGAGTCGCCGGCATCCGCCGCGCAGACCCCGTCGCCCGAGACGCCCGCAGCCGGCACCCCGACGGGCGCTCCGGCTCAGGTGATCCCGCCACAGCCTCCCGCGCCCCCCGTCCGCACGACGCCGACGGCACAGACCCCGGATGCGCCGTCGAGCGATGCTCAGGCGGCTGCGGCGCAGGCGCCCGCGCCGACGACACCGCCTCAGGCCCCCGCAGCTCAGGCGCCCGCGTGGCAGCCTCCGCACCCGACCGCCGCGCAGGGCACTGTCCCTCCCGGCTACGCGGGGCCGGGAGCCGCCTACGCACGACCGCAGGCCTACGCCGGGCAGCCGTCCGCTCAGAACCCGTCGTACGCGGGTCAGGCGCCGCAGGGCGCGGCGTTCGGCGCCGTTCACAGCGCGGACGCGCAGCCGACTCTTCCCCTCGGTGACGCACCGATGACGACAGCGCCCAAGCGCGAGAAGTCCGGAAGCGCGGGGAAGATCGTCGGGCTCATGGTCGCTGCAGCTCTCGTGGGCGGTGCCGCCGGCCTCGGCGGCGCGTACGCAGGCGTCAATCTGTTCGCGCCGGCGCCCACCAGCGCCGCGGCAGGACCCTCGACGGTCACGGTCAACGACACCGAGTCCGTCAACCAGACGACGGGCATCGCCACGAAGGCGCTGCCGAGCGTCGTCACGATCGCCGCCGCGTCGAGTTCCGGTTCCGGTACGGGGTCGGGGGTCGTCCTCACGGAGGACGGCTACGTCGTGACGAACACGCACGTCGTGACGCTCGACGGTGCAACCGGCGACGCGTCGATTCGCGTGACGACGTCGGACGGGCGCGTTTTCGACGCGACTGTCGTCGGCACCGACCCCACCTACGACCTCGCCGTGATCAAACTCGAAGGCGCGGAAGATCTCACGCCGATCGAGTTCGCCGACTCGTCCGATCTGAATGTCGGCGACCAGACGGTCGCGGTCGGGGCTCCGCTCGGACTCGCGAACACGGTGACGACGGGGATCGTCAGCGCGCTCAACCGCTCGATCGAGATCGCCTCCTCGGCAGCGCCGGAGGGTGACGCGGAGGAGGACGGGGGCGAGAGCGAGCAGGAGGACGCACCGTTCTTCTTCGACTTCGGCCAGGGACAGCAGGGCTCTGGTTCGAGCGCCGAGAGCATCAAGATCGCCGTGATCCAGACGGATGCCTCGATCAACCCCGGCAACTCGGGCGGGGCGCTCGTCGACGCCGATGGCGCTCTCATCGGGATCAACGTCGCGATCGCCTCGGCGGGAGGGTCCTCGGGATCGTCCGGCTCGATCGGCGTCGGGTTCGCGATCCCCTCGAACGTCGTCGAGCGCATCACGTCGGAGCTCATCGAGAACGGCGTCGCGACGCACGGTCTCCTCGGCGCGAGCGTGCAGTCGGCAGAGTTCGTCGAAGGCGCGTCCATCACGGGGGCCTACATCGCGGAGGTCGTCAGCGGGGGAGCCGCGGAGGCTGCCGGGCTCGAGGTCGGAGATATCGTGACGGAGTTCAACGGCGCGCCGATCAGCGATTCCGTGGACTTGACGGCGCAGGTGCGCGCTGCGGCTGCCGGAAGCGATGCGACGCTCACGTTCGTCCGCGACGGCCGCTCGCAGACGGCGGATGTGACGCTCGGGTCTCTTTCCTGA
- a CDS encoding CDP-glycerol glycerophosphotransferase family protein, producing the protein MASFSFGVGNARKLAALPLYVAGRIATLLIPRSRDEWVFGCGAGIGDGALALWDEAARDGRTAVWLVGSARERADAESRGIRTVAKMSLAGFWRTARARVIVVTHGFGDVNRYAVSGGFIVQLWHGIPLKRIGLDSPETLRVPARWGRLAPLARRALGVLYAQTTRQIRILPAASHLVRGRLESAFSLSDPQVPVTGEPRVDVLSQGDPAQRQADARAAVAKILSPVGVSRLLLYAPTWRDGDPDPAIPTTGEWQAILAALERHDAILVVRSHPLGAGEYSPTTQSDRVRSLGSDLAADITPLLPAFSALITDYSSLAFDATLVPLPLVFLAPDVEAYSRRRGFYGAYHDVAGEDVAMDWMGAVSQLEAVLDDPGETDRRLERSRALSERVHAFRDGGNTTRVYRTILAGLARDQAKGRR; encoded by the coding sequence GTGGCGTCCTTCTCATTCGGCGTGGGAAACGCGCGAAAGCTGGCCGCACTCCCGCTGTACGTCGCAGGTCGCATCGCGACGCTCCTGATCCCGCGTTCGCGTGACGAGTGGGTCTTCGGATGCGGGGCCGGCATCGGTGACGGCGCCCTCGCCCTCTGGGATGAAGCGGCGCGCGACGGTCGCACGGCGGTCTGGCTCGTCGGCTCGGCACGGGAGCGTGCGGACGCCGAGAGTCGCGGCATTCGTACCGTCGCGAAGATGTCGCTCGCAGGTTTCTGGCGGACAGCGCGCGCACGGGTGATCGTCGTCACCCATGGGTTCGGTGACGTCAATCGCTACGCCGTCTCGGGCGGCTTCATTGTGCAGCTGTGGCACGGCATCCCGCTCAAGCGGATCGGTCTCGACTCACCCGAGACGCTGCGCGTGCCGGCACGGTGGGGGAGGCTCGCACCGCTCGCGCGTCGTGCGCTCGGTGTCCTGTACGCGCAGACGACGCGACAGATTCGGATTCTCCCCGCCGCGTCTCATCTCGTGCGGGGTCGGCTCGAATCCGCCTTCTCGCTGTCCGATCCGCAGGTCCCGGTCACGGGGGAGCCGCGGGTCGACGTCCTGTCGCAGGGCGACCCCGCGCAGCGGCAGGCCGACGCGCGGGCGGCGGTGGCGAAGATCCTCAGCCCCGTGGGGGTGTCGCGCCTCCTGCTCTACGCCCCGACCTGGCGAGACGGTGATCCCGATCCGGCCATCCCGACGACCGGGGAGTGGCAGGCGATCCTCGCGGCTCTCGAACGGCATGACGCGATCCTCGTCGTCCGCTCTCATCCGCTGGGCGCGGGGGAGTATTCGCCGACGACGCAGTCGGATCGCGTGCGCTCCCTCGGAAGCGACCTCGCGGCAGACATCACTCCGCTGCTCCCCGCCTTCTCCGCGCTCATCACGGACTACTCGTCGCTCGCCTTCGACGCGACGCTCGTGCCGCTTCCGCTCGTCTTCCTTGCCCCGGATGTCGAGGCCTACTCCCGTCGGCGCGGCTTCTACGGGGCCTATCACGACGTCGCTGGCGAGGATGTCGCGATGGACTGGATGGGGGCGGTGTCGCAGCTCGAGGCGGTTCTCGACGATCCAGGCGAAACGGACCGCCGACTGGAGAGGTCTCGGGCGCTCAGCGAGCGCGTGCACGCCTTCCGCGACGGGGGGAACACGACGCGGGTGTACCGCACGATCCTGGCGGGCCTCGCGCGCGATCAGGCGAAGGGACGACGATGA
- a CDS encoding CDP-glycerol glycerophosphotransferase family protein — translation MTTSSFTTDGEDPALVLSGTGPRPTAVALAGPRARVEARVTGRGKTWRAVIPLAAARWGGPALPLPTGTYRLVMEGIEADPPEPLALAQLGTLRASVDGFEVRIGPPVDPAYDSGEGQDALERRYATRPGGLENAVFFESFYGRNASCNPLAIDRELARRAPEVTRYWSVVDLSVRVPDGAIAVVDGSPEWWRARGASRLLVINDWLRRRFSRRPGQVVLQTWHGTPLKRLALHRPGFDPRRMVAVVRESRRWNVLLAQNPYASRILTKAYAFLTRPVWVEGYPRNDVLVTGGSDETRTALGIGAAEKVVLYAPTWRDDRDEMVDFIDPARLARELDAVVLVRGHSRTLQPGHDAEGPRVVDVTGFPDTSQLLLLADALVTDYSSVMFDYSATGKPLFFLVPDMEHYRGELRGFYFDLAKYAPGPLVRTHDELVAAVRDHDPSVYAEKYARWRAQFNARDDGRASERVVSRILDQGFVDAD, via the coding sequence ATGACCACTTCGAGTTTCACGACCGACGGAGAGGATCCGGCGCTCGTTCTGTCGGGCACGGGACCGCGACCCACGGCCGTCGCCCTGGCGGGGCCGCGTGCCCGCGTGGAGGCGCGCGTCACGGGCCGCGGAAAGACGTGGCGCGCCGTGATCCCGCTCGCCGCGGCGAGGTGGGGCGGGCCGGCGCTTCCGCTGCCGACCGGCACCTATCGCCTCGTCATGGAAGGCATCGAGGCCGATCCGCCCGAGCCCCTCGCTCTCGCTCAGCTCGGGACGCTCCGCGCGAGCGTCGATGGTTTCGAGGTCCGCATCGGTCCGCCGGTCGATCCCGCGTACGACTCCGGTGAGGGACAGGACGCGCTCGAGCGGCGCTACGCGACGCGCCCGGGCGGGCTGGAGAACGCCGTCTTCTTCGAGAGCTTCTATGGACGCAACGCCAGCTGCAACCCGCTCGCGATCGATCGCGAGCTCGCGCGGCGAGCGCCGGAAGTCACGCGATACTGGAGCGTCGTCGACCTCTCCGTCCGTGTGCCGGACGGCGCGATCGCCGTTGTGGACGGCAGCCCCGAGTGGTGGCGTGCACGCGGCGCATCCCGGTTGCTCGTGATCAACGACTGGCTCCGGCGACGGTTCTCCCGCCGACCCGGCCAAGTCGTCCTGCAGACGTGGCACGGTACGCCGCTCAAGCGCCTCGCGCTCCACCGCCCGGGGTTCGACCCGCGCCGCATGGTGGCGGTCGTGCGCGAATCCCGGCGATGGAACGTCCTCCTCGCACAGAATCCGTACGCGTCCCGCATCCTCACGAAGGCCTACGCGTTCCTGACACGTCCCGTGTGGGTCGAGGGCTATCCGCGGAACGACGTGCTCGTGACGGGAGGCTCCGACGAGACGCGCACGGCGCTGGGAATCGGCGCCGCAGAGAAGGTGGTGCTGTACGCGCCGACGTGGCGGGACGATCGCGACGAGATGGTCGACTTCATCGATCCCGCCCGACTGGCCCGCGAGCTCGATGCCGTCGTGCTCGTCCGCGGACACTCGCGGACTCTGCAGCCCGGACACGACGCCGAAGGCCCCAGGGTCGTCGACGTCACGGGATTCCCCGACACGTCGCAGCTCCTCCTCCTGGCCGACGCGCTCGTGACGGACTACTCCTCGGTGATGTTCGACTACTCGGCGACGGGTAAGCCCCTGTTCTTCCTCGTGCCCGACATGGAGCACTATCGCGGTGAGCTCCGGGGCTTCTATTTCGATCTCGCCAAGTACGCGCCGGGGCCGCTCGTACGCACGCACGACGAACTCGTCGCGGCGGTGCGCGACCACGATCCTTCCGTCTACGCAGAGAAGTACGCGCGGTGGCGAGCGCAGTTCAACGCGCGGGACGACGGCCGGGCCTCCGAGCGCGTCGTGTCACGGATCCTCGATCAGGGCTTCGTCGACGCCGACTGA
- a CDS encoding glycosyltransferase family 2 protein, translating into MPVLNERPYLERAVETVLAQDIDGPLELVIALAPSTDGTTELAERLAAGDDRIILVSNPAADIPVGLNLAIRAGSHETIVRVDAHSELEPGYTRHALATLERVRAANVGGVMRADGKAPFQRAVARAYNSPFGLGGGAYHGGDREGPAESAYLGVMRRAVIDEVGGFDESIRRGEDWELNLRIRRAGYRVWFDPALAVTYWPRESWSRLVRQFSATGRWRGELVRRFGRGNSLRFFAPPLLVVAMGLAIVVGALQLTGVLAGWWSLVASVVYLPVVAYAALVVAVAAGRGGGHGWRDKLWTLAVLPSMHLAWGAGFLSGVFRGAHDTVDTSRLGSRNTPLP; encoded by the coding sequence ATGCCTGTGCTCAACGAACGCCCGTACCTCGAGCGTGCCGTCGAAACGGTCCTCGCACAAGACATCGACGGTCCGCTCGAGCTCGTCATCGCGCTCGCTCCCTCTACCGACGGTACGACCGAGCTTGCCGAGCGCCTCGCCGCCGGCGACGACCGGATCATCCTCGTGAGCAACCCCGCTGCCGACATCCCCGTTGGTCTCAACCTCGCGATCCGCGCGGGATCGCACGAGACGATCGTCCGAGTCGATGCGCACTCCGAGTTGGAACCCGGCTATACGCGGCATGCGCTGGCGACGCTGGAACGCGTGCGCGCCGCCAACGTCGGTGGCGTCATGCGCGCCGACGGCAAGGCGCCCTTCCAGCGGGCCGTTGCGCGCGCCTACAACTCCCCCTTCGGTCTCGGCGGCGGCGCGTACCACGGTGGGGACCGCGAGGGTCCCGCCGAATCGGCGTACCTCGGTGTCATGCGGCGTGCGGTGATCGACGAGGTCGGCGGATTCGACGAGTCGATCAGGCGCGGTGAGGACTGGGAGCTGAACCTGCGCATCCGGCGGGCCGGGTACCGCGTGTGGTTCGATCCCGCGCTCGCCGTCACCTACTGGCCGCGCGAAAGCTGGTCACGGCTCGTCCGCCAGTTCTCGGCGACGGGACGGTGGCGCGGAGAGCTGGTCCGCCGCTTCGGCCGCGGCAACTCGCTCCGCTTCTTCGCACCACCGCTCCTCGTAGTCGCGATGGGCCTCGCCATCGTCGTCGGCGCCCTGCAGCTGACAGGGGTCCTCGCAGGATGGTGGTCGCTCGTGGCATCCGTTGTGTATCTGCCCGTCGTCGCCTACGCGGCCCTCGTCGTGGCGGTCGCTGCGGGGCGGGGCGGGGGGCACGGATGGCGCGACAAGCTGTGGACCCTCGCCGTCCTGCCATCGATGCACCTCGCGTGGGGCGCAGGATTCCTCTCCGGTGTCTTCCGCGGCGCGCACGACACGGTCGACACGTCACGACTCGGAAGCCGCAACACCCCTCTCCCCTGA
- a CDS encoding CDP-glycerol glycerophosphotransferase family protein yields MALISDAKKAAALVRKALVNRAAVADVRRTLALSGPHAPGRFQVAVYFADGAVNMYQMRQWYEPLAQLSKTWPVVVLSRAATGAQALVRDGALPVAFVPTVRDLEAYLVTQDVRVVLYVNQNTRNFQMFRYGRRWHVFINHGESDKMYMTTNQFKAYDFAFVAGDAARERLARVLWDYDLEARTIEIGRPQADHYTGALPYTPDDRLVVLYAPTWEGDRPSAHYGSISSHGVALARALLASGRHRLIYRPHPRSGVVDDAYGAANRRIIAAIAAANAADPSAHHVYDDGPELGWQLSAADVAVVDISAMVYDRLAADKPLLITRPVDPDAVIDTHGYLSACEWLDASAAPHIADVADRLLADPDATARLEHWATRYFGDTSPGAATRRFHEAVGELMTRWDEWHALTPTEDEQDPEEAEFDDESLA; encoded by the coding sequence GTGGCTCTGATCTCGGATGCGAAGAAGGCCGCGGCCCTTGTGCGCAAGGCGCTCGTGAACCGGGCGGCGGTCGCGGACGTGCGGCGGACTCTCGCTCTTTCGGGACCGCACGCACCCGGTCGTTTCCAGGTCGCGGTGTATTTCGCTGACGGCGCTGTGAACATGTACCAGATGCGCCAGTGGTACGAGCCGCTCGCCCAGCTCTCGAAGACATGGCCGGTCGTCGTGCTGAGCCGCGCCGCCACGGGAGCGCAGGCGCTCGTGCGCGACGGGGCCCTCCCCGTCGCGTTCGTCCCCACCGTTCGAGACCTCGAGGCGTACCTCGTCACGCAGGACGTCAGGGTCGTGCTGTACGTCAACCAGAACACCCGGAACTTCCAGATGTTCCGCTACGGCCGTCGCTGGCATGTCTTCATCAATCACGGCGAGTCGGACAAGATGTACATGACCACGAACCAGTTCAAGGCGTACGACTTCGCCTTCGTCGCGGGGGATGCCGCACGAGAGAGACTGGCCCGTGTCCTGTGGGACTACGACCTCGAGGCGCGGACGATCGAGATCGGTCGTCCACAGGCAGACCACTACACGGGTGCTCTTCCCTACACTCCGGACGATCGCCTCGTCGTGCTGTACGCACCCACGTGGGAGGGCGACCGGCCCTCCGCGCACTACGGTTCGATTTCGTCTCATGGGGTGGCGCTCGCACGAGCGCTGCTCGCATCCGGACGCCACCGTCTCATCTACCGTCCGCACCCGCGTTCGGGTGTCGTGGACGACGCCTACGGCGCGGCGAACCGCAGGATCATCGCGGCGATCGCGGCCGCCAATGCTGCCGATCCGTCGGCGCACCACGTCTACGACGACGGTCCCGAACTCGGATGGCAGCTCTCCGCCGCGGATGTCGCTGTCGTCGACATCTCGGCGATGGTCTACGACCGCCTCGCCGCGGACAAGCCGTTGCTCATCACTCGGCCGGTCGACCCCGACGCCGTCATCGACACGCACGGGTACCTCTCCGCGTGCGAGTGGCTGGATGCCTCCGCTGCCCCGCACATCGCGGACGTCGCCGATCGCCTTCTCGCCGATCCGGATGCCACGGCGCGACTCGAACACTGGGCGACCCGCTACTTCGGCGACACTTCGCCCGGCGCGGCCACCCGCCGATTCCACGAGGCCGTCGGCGAACTCATGACCCGCTGGGACGAGTGGCACGCCCTCACCCCGACCGAAGACGAGCAGGATCCCGAGGAAGCCGAGTTCGACGACGAGTCGCTCGCCTGA
- a CDS encoding maltokinase N-terminal cap-like domain-containing protein: MDSTLACLAAWMPRQRWYAAKGRPPSLRLIAWWELPAPDAAGTRLRTYLVADEGALPVVLYQIPIVARATETVDAHPDHIIGSPEPGTTFIDGPFDPAFTDALVRLMLSGGTGAGPRATAKGVVALALPGDSPRSATVLTGEQSNTSVIYESAVDDEIPIIVKLYRQVHPGLNPDIELASALAAAGSAHVPRAVGAIEGTWPDSETARGGVTGSFAFAQEFLPDVEDAWRVALQSAAAGDDFRERAAALGTTTAEVHLSLARLFPTTSMDAHERESTQASWTRRLAIASAEVPGIAERREQIEDVYRRAATRRWPAAQRIHGDYHLGQVLHVPKRGWVLVDFEGEPLRPMSERTRPDLALRDVAGMLRSFDYVAGSIRLDDPRRDAASVRDWARSARTAFIDAYAAASGTPLDRDDPLLAALELDKAVYESIYESRNRPTWVSIPLRAIERLVGA; the protein is encoded by the coding sequence GTGGACAGCACATTGGCGTGCCTCGCGGCCTGGATGCCGCGACAGCGGTGGTACGCGGCGAAGGGGCGGCCGCCGAGCCTTCGTCTCATCGCATGGTGGGAACTGCCTGCGCCGGATGCCGCGGGAACGCGCCTTCGCACGTATCTCGTCGCCGATGAGGGCGCGCTGCCCGTCGTGCTCTACCAGATCCCCATCGTCGCGCGCGCGACGGAGACGGTCGATGCCCATCCCGACCACATCATCGGGAGCCCGGAGCCAGGTACGACGTTCATCGACGGGCCATTCGACCCTGCCTTCACCGACGCGCTGGTCCGTCTGATGCTCTCCGGCGGCACCGGAGCAGGTCCGAGAGCGACGGCGAAGGGAGTCGTCGCTCTCGCGCTCCCGGGCGATTCCCCGCGCTCCGCCACCGTCCTGACAGGCGAGCAGTCGAACACGTCCGTCATCTACGAGTCCGCTGTCGACGACGAGATTCCCATCATCGTCAAGCTCTACCGACAGGTGCACCCTGGCCTCAACCCCGATATCGAACTGGCCTCTGCCCTTGCGGCGGCAGGATCCGCTCACGTCCCCCGTGCCGTCGGCGCGATCGAGGGGACGTGGCCGGACTCCGAAACCGCGCGGGGTGGGGTCACGGGTTCGTTCGCCTTCGCTCAGGAGTTCCTGCCCGATGTCGAGGACGCCTGGAGAGTCGCGTTGCAGTCGGCGGCTGCGGGCGACGACTTCCGCGAGCGGGCGGCAGCACTCGGAACGACGACGGCCGAGGTCCACCTTTCGCTCGCTCGGCTCTTCCCGACGACGTCGATGGACGCGCACGAGCGCGAATCGACGCAGGCCTCCTGGACGCGACGCCTCGCGATCGCGAGCGCGGAGGTGCCCGGGATCGCCGAGCGCCGCGAGCAGATCGAGGACGTCTACCGACGCGCGGCCACCCGACGGTGGCCCGCGGCGCAGCGCATCCACGGCGATTACCATCTCGGCCAGGTGCTCCACGTGCCGAAGCGCGGGTGGGTGCTGGTCGACTTCGAAGGCGAGCCTCTGCGGCCCATGAGCGAGCGCACGCGTCCCGACCTCGCGCTCCGCGATGTCGCCGGGATGCTGAGGTCGTTCGACTACGTGGCCGGCTCGATCCGGCTCGACGACCCGCGTCGCGACGCGGCAAGCGTCCGGGATTGGGCACGGTCCGCCCGTACCGCCTTCATCGACGCCTACGCCGCAGCATCCGGAACGCCTCTCGACCGTGACGACCCGCTCCTGGCAGCGCTGGAGCTCGACAAGGCCGTCTACGAGTCGATCTACGAGTCGCGAAACCGACCCACCTGGGTCTCGATCCCCTTGCGCGCCATCGAGCGGCTCGTCGGCGCCTGA
- a CDS encoding SCO4848 family membrane protein — protein sequence MTSVLIGLLLANAAFNALVWPTFYRRVAKDPRARDESGRSTAFLRVHAVLIAIALVLAVASVIAAIVAILQ from the coding sequence ATGACCTCGGTGCTGATCGGCCTCCTCCTCGCGAACGCCGCATTCAACGCGCTCGTCTGGCCGACCTTCTATCGCCGGGTCGCGAAAGATCCGCGAGCGCGCGACGAGTCTGGCCGATCCACCGCCTTCCTCCGCGTGCACGCCGTCCTCATCGCCATCGCGCTGGTGCTCGCCGTGGCGTCCGTCATCGCAGCGATCGTGGCGATCCTGCAGTGA
- a CDS encoding helix-turn-helix domain-containing protein, giving the protein MKEPRSRASARIGQLVRDLRHQSTISRKKLADRADMDVSHLARIEAGQGNPTIHTILQLATALDVEPEVFVRGLTADDLPEGVRPYSEAEILRELRRRDGGTSRSA; this is encoded by the coding sequence ATGAAGGAACCGCGCTCACGAGCGTCTGCGAGAATCGGTCAGCTCGTGCGCGACCTTCGGCATCAGTCGACGATCAGTCGCAAGAAGCTCGCCGATCGCGCGGACATGGACGTGTCGCATCTCGCGCGCATCGAGGCGGGGCAGGGTAATCCGACGATCCATACGATCCTTCAGCTCGCGACGGCGTTGGACGTCGAACCCGAGGTCTTCGTTCGCGGACTGACCGCCGACGATCTGCCCGAGGGTGTCCGGCCCTACTCGGAAGCCGAGATCCTGCGCGAACTCCGACGCCGAGACGGCGGTACCAGCCGCTCTGCCTGA
- a CDS encoding NTP transferase domain-containing protein, which yields MTLQTVILAAGMGSRLGRSLPKPLTELSDGRSIMQQQHDNIRAAFGDDAAVTAVVGYRAEAIVEAFPETDYVYNDLYDQTNTSKSLLRALVKTGRSSVLWMNGDVVFDPRVLGRAIELIERDQSFVTVNTSKVSDEEVKYTVDARGRIAELSKTVANGIGEAVGINYISRADKKAFVRQLTRVGDQDYFERGLELAIAEDGLEILPLDISDLYAVEVDFAEDLERANLFV from the coding sequence TTGACTCTTCAGACCGTCATCCTCGCAGCCGGAATGGGCTCGCGCCTCGGCCGCAGCCTGCCCAAGCCGCTCACCGAACTGAGCGACGGCCGCAGCATCATGCAGCAGCAGCACGACAACATCCGCGCCGCCTTCGGCGATGACGCCGCTGTCACGGCTGTCGTCGGCTACCGCGCTGAGGCGATCGTCGAGGCGTTCCCCGAGACGGACTACGTCTACAACGACCTCTACGACCAGACCAACACGTCGAAGAGCCTTCTTCGCGCCCTTGTGAAGACCGGTCGCAGCAGCGTGCTCTGGATGAACGGCGACGTCGTCTTCGATCCGCGCGTTCTCGGGCGAGCGATCGAATTGATCGAGCGCGATCAGTCCTTCGTCACGGTCAACACGTCGAAGGTGAGCGACGAAGAGGTCAAGTACACCGTCGACGCACGCGGTCGCATCGCGGAACTGTCGAAGACCGTCGCGAACGGTATCGGCGAAGCGGTCGGGATCAACTACATCTCCCGCGCAGACAAGAAGGCGTTCGTCCGTCAGCTGACGCGGGTCGGCGACCAGGACTACTTCGAGCGCGGGCTCGAGCTGGCCATCGCCGAGGACGGTCTGGAGATCCTTCCGCTCGACATCTCCGACCTCTACGCGGTCGAGGTCGACTTCGCCGAAGACCTCGAGCGAGCAAACCTCTTCGTCTGA
- a CDS encoding ATP-binding cassette domain-containing protein — protein sequence MPAEVAAAAAAELAAVAAPVSAPIEVERELPIAQEAQPESIAEPEPAPVAEAEPELVAEPDPAPVAEPELEPVAEPESEPAPVAEAEQETVAESEFVAEPETVDETADAEPAEVDNESSEAPVLDVVGYAELVDLAPGLVEDDVDRDDDDDPLAYVYEQARLEASLDEESSALVLRGVSKSFGDMTAVEAIDLTVPAGTFYGLVGPNGAGKTTTLSMIAGLLTPDRGVIRVGGVDAASDPLGAKKLMGVLPDRLRTFDRLTGRQLLYYYGILRGLPARVVESRSADLARAFDLTDSLGRVVSDYSAGMLKKVMLAGAMIHSPRVLVLDEPFESVDPVSSAVILDILSAYVAHGGTVILSSHGMELVERVCTRVAVIVAGQVLAEGTIDEVRGELTLEQRFVELAGGLSDVEGLEWLHTFSD from the coding sequence ATGCCGGCGGAGGTCGCTGCAGCGGCAGCGGCGGAACTCGCAGCCGTCGCGGCTCCCGTCAGCGCGCCGATCGAGGTCGAACGAGAGCTTCCGATCGCGCAAGAAGCCCAACCCGAGTCGATCGCTGAGCCGGAGCCGGCGCCCGTCGCCGAGGCTGAGCCGGAGCTCGTCGCCGAGCCGGATCCGGCGCCCGTCGCTGAGCCTGAGCTCGAGCCCGTCGCCGAGCCAGAGTCTGAGCCGGCGCCCGTCGCCGAGGCTGAGCAAGAGACCGTCGCGGAGTCTGAGTTCGTCGCGGAGCCGGAGACCGTCGACGAGACGGCCGACGCCGAGCCCGCCGAGGTCGACAACGAGTCATCGGAAGCCCCCGTCCTCGATGTCGTCGGGTACGCGGAGCTGGTCGACCTGGCTCCCGGACTCGTCGAGGACGACGTCGACCGCGACGATGACGACGACCCGCTCGCGTACGTGTACGAACAGGCGCGTCTGGAGGCTTCGCTCGATGAGGAGTCCTCCGCGCTCGTCCTGCGCGGCGTCTCGAAGTCCTTCGGTGACATGACCGCCGTCGAGGCCATCGACCTCACAGTGCCGGCCGGGACGTTCTACGGGCTGGTCGGGCCGAACGGCGCGGGAAAGACGACGACACTGTCGATGATCGCGGGTCTCCTGACTCCCGACCGCGGTGTCATCCGCGTCGGCGGTGTGGACGCGGCATCCGATCCTCTTGGTGCCAAGAAGCTCATGGGCGTGCTGCCCGACAGGCTCCGCACCTTCGACCGCCTGACCGGCAGGCAGCTGTTGTATTACTACGGCATCCTGCGGGGGCTCCCGGCACGGGTCGTGGAAAGTCGCAGCGCCGATCTCGCTCGCGCGTTCGATCTCACTGACTCCCTCGGCCGTGTCGTCAGCGACTACTCCGCCGGCATGCTCAAGAAGGTCATGCTCGCGGGAGCGATGATCCATTCACCGCGCGTCCTCGTTCTCGATGAACCGTTCGAATCGGTCGACCCCGTCTCGAGCGCCGTCATCCTCGACATCCTTTCGGCCTACGTTGCGCACGGCGGCACAGTGATCCTCTCCAGCCACGGTATGGAACTCGTCGAACGGGTCTGCACGCGCGTCGCCGTCATCGTCGCGGGCCAGGTGCTCGCCGAGGGGACGATCGACGAGGTGCGTGGCGAGCTCACTCTCGAACAGCGCTTCGTGGAACTCGCCGGCGGCCTCAGCGACGTGGAGGGGCTCGAGTGGTTGCACACGTTCTCCGACTGA